The segment tttttaacttaCTAATGAGTCTATGAGTTGTAGCAACTTAGCTTGCAAACATCCGAGTGATATAGGTAAATGCGAACTTCAAGGGAGTGAAAGGTAAGCCTCACATGTGTTCAAGGTGACAAAGCTCCTACAGTTTATATGAAGTCCTCATAACAAACTTTTCACTTGATGATCTTCAGGTAAtatcttcctttttcctttcttttgactCATTATTCtacacattggggacaatgtgtAATTTAGGTTGAGGGGGAAAGGCTCATTAGCCTATTagccctaatttttttcaaaagtttgcaTGTCATCTTTGGTTAGCTAATGAGATTCTTGATTTGCCTTGGTAACTCATGGTTTATTTGGCATGAGAATGCTTTAAGTAgtattatttctttagaatttgagaaaaaaaaaatgcagttaGAGCAAGAGTATTAGTTCACTTACCTTATCTTTATATACCTTTAAGTGCAAAAATAGTTAGGTTGAATTCTTGGaataccttcaattttctttgatggttattttctatttaagacTCAAAGCACACACAAAGCACGTGTACCCTTATGGTATCTTGATTAAGATAATTTCTTTAGCTTAAAAAGAATTGTTCTTAAGCAATAAAAtgaggaaatggaaaaaaaaaaaaattgaaaatgactgATTTAAGCTTGAGCAATTATCTGAGGGGTAATGGCCTTGTGTCTTCAACCCTGGTGCCCAAACCAACTGGTTAGGAGTCATCGGTATCTTGCTCGTTACATAAGCTAAActcagtttaaaaaaaaaaaaaaaaaaaaaaaaaaaaaaaaaaaaaagataaatgaaaatgaaaaaaaaatgtttgggaaTTCGACCTTGTTCTACCTTGAGCTAGGGTGATACCTGAGGGTAAGTGGCCTATAAAGGTCCTCAATACTGGTACCTTGGGTGAAAACTCGGGAGTTGCCGTGGATCCCTATTAAGCCATATAGAAGGAGATTTcctaaactaagaaagaaaaatcaaaataaatttcctCCTCTTTAACTTAAAGAATGAAGAAATTTGAGTTTAAGAAAAGTCTTGAGAAAATACTATGAGGGGACACCAAAATTAAGCACATGAGGTTTAGGTGGAAAGAACCAATCAAGGGAAAATCAAGAGACACTAAGAGGAATGCTAAACATGGATGCACATTTATGTATCGAAGATAAGGTGGGAAAACTAAGAAATTGCATATCTTGCATCATCTTGCTCATTCTAGGAAATTGTCTTCTTGGGTATCTTGTGTGTGAAACATGTTATGTTGAGTTAATATGGTTTCATGAATCtcatacatatttttcattcttcttattcttttcatttgctAGGACTAGCAAAGTTTAGGTTGAGGGGGATGATTGGAGccaaatatgtgctctaatggcacatattcgatatgatttgtgcaccaaggacattcaaatcacccaacttgacctaaatcaatgctaaggccctagccatgagtttaatctatactttggagatttatctcaggttcaagggaagaaattgtgcaaattgaatgactttagattttgaaagatcaagaagggctaatgaggaaataagtgagtcaagacctCATTGAACGTAAGGAAAGGCAAAACAATGATATCATGAGGTTGGAGGATGATAAATGAGCATTATGGAGTAGAAAGAAGGCAAaaagcatgggaaatgaggcataaagcaagattgagctgcatggaaatttagaactcaaaaatctgatgacattatatactctgactttgaggacaaatttggagcactttctggagtccattatatacatactatatatcgtttcgaagctcgggaagtcaagagtccaacgcttcaaacggtttgcaaatcggagctgaaatgaagaagttatggccatttgaagacaactacaccaagctggagggtcatttcgaaatgatttcgaaattcaacttatgatttcgaaattcaacttgtgaattcgaaatccacttcgaaatgacaccaatttcgaattcacccactgccactttgatgttccacctcctccacttcgaaatgacaccaatttcgaattcaccactgccactttgatgttccgcctcctctacctcgggaattgcatctaaagcactccatccgccctaggtggaccccacacgactaggaatcaccattttattattttttaatcatttttaggaatttattttgtaataagtggccaatgagagtgtgccacatgttaggtaattaaggatattatataaactctctcattctaggttttagggatcttggattttttctggagagtttgacattgaaggtggaagaagacgagaactttggtttgttttctttttcttctctattgaatatattgtttttagtttcttttgattcaaattatggatttttaccctattatggattgtgaatgtgacatcacccccatgagaggctaagagccacttggggcttgaagcatgaaaacctaagggctaggaaatctatagggacaatgggtaaatttctataacaatgagattaattattggttggatgacaatttattattatttttatcctatccttgtgagttcgtttagggaataatacggtaggttattactcgatactagtgattcttggtaattcttgatcatttttttcctcGTCTTACCAGccgttatttgcccctaaacaaagctataaggagtaggagggattaaaaagccaaatcttaaattgataatcaatctcattatttgatggttttaggaatctgttttaaaaaggaaaaattaggtttcggatgcaattttgagttatagaaccaacttgatcgcgagtggccaaggatccaaaaacctaagatcatattacttaaaatacccttgttttctataatttctataccctaggttggattgtggaaaaccccaaacttgaatcaattgaatttaaaatcaatattcattttctttattaattgaatttcttttacttggtttcacagtattcacatattgtttttcacttaaggatttaaacaaaaacaattcatttattctagtattgacaatttcataagccagtccttgagaacgatacctggaatactacaaaagccgtagtgactctttctctagtttttcttgaccagagttactacgtaaaaaggcaaagtattttggtacaatagagaaatttCGGTCAGTATGCAACGCTCATATGGTGGAGTAAAATGACGTAGTTCAAATAGCAATTAGCACATAAAGGTTATCCTAAGAAACATGGAAAAATGGGTAGAAATTTATAGAGTCCCTAAATGCAAAGAGCATTCAGTCAATAaggttattaaaaatatgatataaatttatggTAGGACATATAGaagaatgtaaaaaaaaaaaaaatacttattttgcGCCTTTAGAGTCCCTAAATGCAAAAAGTTTTCAGTCACTAAAGTTATTGGAAATACGATATAAATTTATGGTAGGACATATAGAAGAATTAAGTGGGAACAATTAGTATTAAACCCTGTACAACAGAATGCTTAGCAAAATGCTATATTTTCTAATCACAAATTGCCATCATTGTCATAAGAACATAAGTGTATGCAATGCTCATATGGTGGAGTAAAATGACGGAGTAAAATGACGTACTTCAAATAGCAATTAGCACAACCTCCTTTCCTTCAATGggcaaagggaaaaaaaatactcaagTAATTCAACTTAAGTTTCTATGAAAGCAAATAAGAAAACAActcaaaccaaaaaagaaaaagtgaaaaagaattCACTAAGTGAAAGAATATAAACCCTTTTTGGTACCTTTGCACTATGCCCACATCTAaacctaaaataataataataataattctttttttacccatatttaaaaataaataaaattgatcacaaaaaatatctaaataaaaTACCCACTTTACATAAGtacataaaatcaattaaaaaaaacgaaaaaaatacactaagaaaaaaaaccaaacaaaataataaaataagtaaaataacaTAAACCCTTTTCATTTATTGGTAATTTCACAACATTCCCACCTCTAAagcttaatttaaaaataaaaaaatccatccAAATAACCCACgtttaaaagttaaaaccacAAAAAGTCAACAAGAATCCGTCACAACAAAAATATCCCCATCAGCGTAAAATGCTCATACAAAAATCAATAAAGTAAACAAAAGGGCTTAgacccttttcttcttttgtcaaATTCACAGTATCCTCATCTGTAAACTTAACAAAAGAAAGTCCTTTTAAATAACACACttctaaaaatacataaaatcaataaaaatcaatccaatataaatatataatattcatttaaaataaaattaaaaataaataattaaaaatacgtaaactctttttaaaattttgttaactCTACAGTATCCTCACAGAACATTAATTTCTTTGCGGCTATCGTTTAGATTTTTTTGTTCCacattcaaaaaagaaaaaattatccaTCACACCCAATAgtgaaagtgaaaaaaaaaaagggagaggtTGTACTAATCATAAGTTCATAACCAAAGAATCTATACAAGGGTGTGTGCCttatcctctctctctctctctcagagacccaaaaacaaaaaaaaaatcccaaaacaaGCAGAGACACCCTCCTCCCTCGAATCAAATTACAAAGAAATGGAGAACAACCAGCAGGCCCAATCCTCCCCATACCCACCACAGCAACCCTTTCACCATCTTCTGCAGCAGCAACAGCAGCAGCTTCAGATGTTTTGGTCCTACCAACGCCAAGAGATCGAGCAGGTGAACGACTTCAAGAACCACCAACTGCCTCTGGCCCGCATCAAGAAGATTATGAAGGCGGATGAGGATGTGCGGATGATCTCGGCGGAGGCCCCAATCCTCTTCGCCAAGGCCTGCGAGCTCTTCATTCTGGAGCTGACGATAAGGTCGTGGTTGCACGCGGAGGAGAACAAGAGGAGGACACTGCAGAAGATGATATCGCCGCGGCGATTACTAGGACggatatatttgattttttggtgGATATTGTGCCGAGGGATGAGATCAAGGACGAGGGGGGCTTGGGGATGGTAGGGTCGACGGCCAGTGGGGTGCCGTACTATTATCCGCCGATGGGGCAGCCCGCGCCGGGAGTAATGATGGGAAGGCCGGCGGTTCCGGGGGTGGATCCGGGGGTGTACGTGCAGCCGCCGTCGCAGGCATGGCAGTCGGTGTGGCAGACGGCAGAGGATGGGTCGTACGGGAGCGGAGGGAGCAGTGGACAGGGGAATCTTGATGGCCAAGGGTATGTATAATAGTGGGttggttttgagatttttttgaaatGGGGGTGTTTGTTTTATCGTTTTGGAGGGTTTTCTTGGTTTTGCAGATCTGGGTTTTTGAGGGTTTGTGATAAttgggtgatttttttttttcgctgGGTTTTGGATTTGTGCATTGTTGTGAATGATTCTTGATTGTTGGGGGCTTCTGAAATTATACCTTCTTTTTTTCAACATGtttgttagaattttatattatcagTGTTCACTTATGAGGGCCTTTTCTGGTGTTAAGACCGATTGATTCTTAAATTCGGAATTTCTAGCCAAATTCAAAGTTCATGACTGCAATCCTAGCACTGTTCTGTTCATAACAAATTGTACAGACATGTTCTTGTCTTGATTTTGGATTGTAATGCTTGTTGCTAGTAAGTTCATCAACTAATTGGTAGACATGGGATAATGTGGAATGGAGATTGATGGGTCCTCATAAATGTCACAAGTATGATTCAGAAAACTTACAGGAATTGCATATTGGGAGCAGTTTGGTGAATGCTGGTCAGAGTGGTGCTAGGTGTTGAAGACGCATTGCCTCGATGTTTCTTGTCAATATATTCAAGTACTTGATTAATTTAACGTCCTCATAAGCACTTTTTTTGGAAGATCCCTTTGTGCTTTGTTGTATTTGAAGTATATGAAGAGCAAGGTGTTGTATCAGTAATTGGTTGGTCCCTTATTCTAATAGATAGGGTTCCAAATCTTTATGCATATGCATGCCTTCTTGTTGTGGATCAACCTAGAGTGGAACTTAGACTTTTAAGTTCAGTCCTCCTTTCAAACTAGTTAACAATTAGGACTTTTTTCACTTACATTTTGCAAATTCTCACCATGAATTTGTGGATGCAAAAAGGTAGAGATTGGAAAGTTTTCATTTGATCTGAAGGAAATGCACAAATCCTGATGGGTATGCCATATGTCCAGTCCAGGCACAAATACATTAGGACAGGTTGATGGTTGTAGGAATGGGGTTCtatcttttagatttttgttgtctttagTGGAGTTGAGGCTTTAGGACTTTTTTGACAAATTTAGACTTTGATAGGTTTGAGGGTTGAAGCAATCTGACTAGCGAGTGAGGAACTGCCAATGTTTGGAGGCACAGTGTTGGACTTGGGTTAGAAATCCCAATTTGATGACTCAGATATCTAAGGTTGAGTATCCTTAAGCAGCCTAACCCTAACCAAACCCAATCAAACACGCCTCTATATTGCTTGTATTGCTATTGTATGTGGTATAATTGTTCTTTTTATCCTTAACCATGCATATCTTTTGATTGGTTTTTGGGATTCTTGTAACCTCAGGATTTTCAACAAATTGAATTTGAACATTTAGATGAAAGGATGCAGGTTGGTGGTTGCAATCAACTGTCTCCTTCAGTCGGTGTTTCATTGTCATGCCTATGATAACAGTACATCCGTGCCCACTTTCTATCAATCATCAGTTAGAAGTCATTAGTTGGGCAACCATTGTGGGGTTCTTGGCATGATAGTGTATTTCTTGAGGTGGCATCAATGGAGGTGTATTTCATTAGTTAGAAGTTAGAGGTGGCATCAATTGAGGACATGATGATCATAAGCGTGGGGTTCTTGCCCCCACCCCCCATAATAGTCTATTTGTTTGGTGAGGAAGGATTTGACCTGAGGCCAGGTGATGAAAAGGGGGTGGAAGTTAGGCAACCAGTGTTATTGTGCAAGAACAATAGTGAATGAGCCAGCCATGTCCTGATACACTATGGTAAAACTCACCATAACAGTTATGGTGAGTTTTGTTCTTCATATTTTACCTCTCATGGGTTCTTACTCAACAAGTGAATGAAGTTTTATTTGGTTGGTATGAGAATTTGATGAGGAAGAACTGAACAAAGGTTGGACAATAATCCTGTATGGTAAGATGTGATTCAAGAACTTTTGGCGAGTTAAAGCTCTCTGATCAATTTTTAGAAGTCTTTTCtgtattctctttttctttggtttAAAAGTTGTGGGGAGTCAATATTTTAACCTTGTTACTCTTTAGTCAATGTTTGGGACCTTGTTAGTAATTTGTTGGTGCTTTAGTTTTATTTGTGCCTTTCAGTACCCTTTATATACTCTCTGTGTACTTGAGAACAGTCTCCTCTTTATTAGGttctttttaagaaattttagttCACCTATTAAAAGGAGAAACCCACCCAACCATTTTCCTAAAAAAGTCCTGTTGAACCCCTCAAACTGCCTAAGTTCCCACTCTTTGACCTGTGTGGGTTTAATTGAATTCCACTAACTAGATGGTGCATATATTCTTCTTCAGATTTCCCTCACAAGTCTCTCTTGAGCTTTTCCAGTCGCTTACCTGGAATCTAAAAATGGACTCAAAATACATAGACAAGTTAGCCAAAATGCTCCCAGCCTCCTTTGAAACGTTTCACCATTGAATCCAGCACAGCTGTGATCTTTAAGAAGGCCTCCATTTGTAGGCTCAGGTAGTTAGTAGGCATAGACCCTGCCCCACAATTCAAGTTGGTAAGCAACTTCAAATTATTGGAATTAAGCCTTTGTTGAGTTCGGTGGCCTTGGAACACCCTATTAAACTATTAATTGACCATTTGGGCTGTGACAACATAGATACCAAATTTGCAGGTAGAGTTACACAACTAGAATCCTTGTATTTTAATTCATATCTTATGTGAGGATCctccttaaattttaaaaaaatttaatatttgcaGGTGATGTTGTTTTCGTCTCTCTGTTGTACCAGAATTGCAAGCACCTGTAAGAATATTGACATTCTAAGGTTGAAAAACAACTTCAACTTTACCCTTGtatttgatttgatattttctctataaaatgaattttgagtgATGAAAATTCAGGGACTCTGTTTCTAGATATAATGAATTGCTTTCATTTACAACATTTTCAATAATTGACCCGTCAGGGTAGCCCAGTTGGTCAGGACGAACATTGGGAAGTGTGGTTCCATTAAGTGACACATGGTCCTGGGTTCGAATCTTGCCACAGATTATACCCTGAATTTACCCGGTGCTGGTTGTTGTGGGGCGGTCAGCACCCCAAGGTTTGgatccccatggagagtcctaagggcttagtcatggaaggttcctcggttatcaaacaaacaaaaaaaaaaacaattacagTAACTGGCTTAGGTAGTTGGTAGGAGTCTAAACTCTGAGAGAGCCTTAACACAAGTTTGCTTAATGTTTTCTGCAGTTAAGCAAACGCCCATTGTGGATGTTGTGGTGCTTCCCGGCATGATGGAAACTATCGAGCTCGTGGACAGAACTTGGATTTTCCTTGGCTATGAATTGCTCTGTTATTATTTGTGAAAACTGGTTGGTTTTTAATGTAATGGCTTCAATTAGAAACTTGTTAAAAACCGTGATTTGGACCAGTGCAGTGATATGACTCAACTAATCCTATGTGCAGTTCTAAATGTAAGGtccatgtttttcattttaactGAATGATTCTAGTTATCTGAATATATTCTCATATTACTTGTCACATATTTCTCTACTCTTTTTAAGTTCATGTATCCTCTCTCTTAGATATGATATGCCCACATGTAGATTAGGTGTCTAgatcttcatttttattctcttaGTTGCCATTCCTCTTTAAGCTTTTCTCAATGGTGATGGGGCTTGTCATCTCAAGTAGTTGTAGGTGGATTGTCTATGGTGACTGGACATTTGGCTTGTTCATCAAGGGCTTGTTTGGTAGCTGTTCTTGAAAATGGAAAACAGTTTTCagatttaaaaaacatttttagtagACTTctaatagaaaatagttttttaaagatttttaaggaaagaagattgtttttcatatttcattttgtAACTAGAAggcctttttgtttttttttgttttttttttgccgAAAGCAAAAACAATTGAGAACTGTTAtccaattttttgagttttgttttcgaaaataattgcCAAAGGAGCCCGaattttcttcatcaattgttgATTCTACTTGTGAGAAACTGAAGACTTTCCGATGGTCTGCAATAGCAGTTTCAGACATGGACGCACTTCTTTTGGGCCCACGAGACAGCGGTGGACTGAGGACATGGGCCTGGCGTGTGTTTTAGGCCAGACTTATGTGGACCTTGGCCTTCTGGACGAGGCTGGCCATGCCCACCCAATGTCGGCCCAAATGTGCTGTGGGTTGGATCAGTAGCTCTCATCAGGGATGTGGGCCTCATGGGATTGTCTCTTGCGCAGAGACAATTAGGTTGGGCCGGAAACaaagaaaaggataaaaaaaactaaggataAGGATTTTATCATATTcgatttttaaaatgaaagcataaaaataaaatgaactaaaaacagatacatttttaaattgtttaatatttaaataaaatagaaaaaaataatttgaaaaaacattaaaatatattttactaattttaaagcTATTCTTCATCACATTTTCTctcaaggaaaatgaaaatttgaacaGAATGGAGTGATTCCCACTGGAGGGGGCATCCCCCTAAGGCTCTTTAATGAGGGTGGGGGTGGGAGGGGGACAATGCATTATATAAGTGTTGGTACCCCCCAATTAAATTCAATGACTAAAGTCCAAACATTCATGGGCAAACAAAAGCAAAGGAGAAgcaagagaaaaacaaagagtaGAGTCTCATCTCCATGCATTTATTGGATTCTGATCAAAACCCTCCAAAATAATATCTCTGGATAAGGTTTTTCAATGccccatttttcttttggatttttgtttAGAATGGTTTGAGGCCTTGAGGGGTTGCAAATCAATGATGCCCCAATTGACTCAGTTGCATTCAATCAAAGGGAATTTCAAAAGTTTCCTCCATTCAtgctaaataataataataataataataataatatttcctCACTTCCATTattccataaaataaataaataaatgaaagagatATAGGTTGGGCCTTAAATGGAGGACAGGGTGGCGTCCCGTTTGGTTGTTAAGAATTTAAATCATGGGATTCCCCATCTGTGAAAATTCATGAATGAAGGAGTACTTTTTGTATTCAATGAAACTTAATGATTAATGCCATTACTCGTTACTGTTTTTGTAACTCAGTCTCCAACTGCCTGCCTCTTCTTCATTAAGATGTACTTACTCGGACCTTCATCTTGATAATTGATATGGGCAGGTACCAATTCTGTCATTCTATTTATCTACACCCTTCAATTTATACTTCACTATCTatgttatcttaaaatattttttaactttaaatttatttttcatttttctttgtttttttctatttttctttatattttcttttcttaacatttttcttcttatttttcaaatggaAATCATGGgataaaagaatttatattttaaaacaactcaATATTACAAGCATTACttctttgaaaataacaaatgatgagaagaaaagcgaagatatttaataaaattttaaattaacgaTGATTAGGTGTATTTAACTGATAAAATTAAtcctatttgaaaattgtaactttcattttaactttaatttctctctaaaaattccaaaacaaaaatatattctgcatattaaattgaatatatatatatatatatatgggatttgtttgacaactattttttagaataattttctattatctaaaatataaaaaaaaacaattttgataa is part of the Vitis riparia cultivar Riparia Gloire de Montpellier isolate 1030 chromosome 17, EGFV_Vit.rip_1.0, whole genome shotgun sequence genome and harbors:
- the LOC117904830 gene encoding LOW QUALITY PROTEIN: nuclear transcription factor Y subunit C-1-like (The sequence of the model RefSeq protein was modified relative to this genomic sequence to represent the inferred CDS: inserted 1 base in 1 codon), which produces MENNQQAQSSPYPPQQPFHHLLQQQQQQLQMFWSYQRQEIEQVNDFKNHQLPLARIKKIMKADEDVRMISAEAPILFAKACELFILELTIRSWLHAEENKRRTLQKXDIAAAITRTDIFDFLVDIVPRDEIKDEGGLGMVGSTASGVPYYYPPMGQPAPGVMMGRPAVPGVDPGVYVQPPSQAWQSVWQTAEDGSYGSGGSSGQGNLDGQG